The region GTCCGCGCGACAACCAGGTGTTTTCCGGGTCTTTCTGCAAACTTTCGCGGGTGCCGTACGATGACTGCCGGTAAGTGGCCGACATCACAATCAGCTTCTGCATGGCTTTCATGTTCCAGCCGCTCTCTCGGAAGGTAACCGCCAGCCAGTCGAGCAGTTCCGGGTGAGTAGGCAGCCCGCCCTGATTTCCGAAGTTGTTGGCTGACTTCTGAATAGCGTTGCCGAAATACGTTTGCCAGTACCGGTTTACCACCACCCGCGCCGTCAGCGGGTTATCGGGGTGCAGCAGCCATTTGGCCAGCCCCAGCCGATTGCGAGGAAGATCCGGCGAAAAGGGCAGCACGCTGGCCGGCACATCGGGTTTTACCTGCGGGCCGTGGGCGTCGTAAACACCCCGTTTGAGCAGGTAGGTTGGACGGGGCGTTTTCATCTCCTCCATCACCATAATTTCCGGTATGGCCTCCACCAGTTTGTTCCGCTCAGCCCGGAGTTGCTGCAAAGCCTGCTGCTGCTGCTGGTAAGCGGGTGATAGATGACTGAAGTAATACTGTTTCAACGGGTCGCCTTTCATCGGCGTTACCTGCTGCACAGACTGGGCCAGCGCCTGCACTTCAGGAGGACTCAGCGTACGGTTATAGACAACCAGTTCGTCGACCAGCCCCTTCTTGAAACCCGGTCCGCGCATATCTGCCCCCACCATCAGACCCGTTTGATTTCCGTTGAATAAAATGTCTTTGTAGAGATTGTCGCGTTCGGTCTGTAAGGCCATTTCCTGCCCGTCGACGTACAGCCGGAAGTCGTTCGCTTTGCTGGAGCCGTCGTAGGTCATGGTCAGTTGAATCCACTTTTCCTTGGGCAGCACCTGCCGACTAACCCGGACAATACTGTTGTAAGGCCAGGTATGGGCCATCAGCAGTTCGGCTTTATCGTCGCGGAGGTTGAGGAAGTACCCCCGGAAATTATACAGAATATCACCGTTCCCTTTGTGAACAAGGGCCGCTTTCGACACGCCTTTCGGAATGTTGACCCACACGCCAATGGAGAACGGCTGCGAGCGATTGAAAACACCGGCCTGGCCGAGTGTCAGAATGTCGTCGCCGTTGGATTGAAAGGCATTACCCAGCTTGCCGGGCACAAGCACGGGGTCTGCTACTTTACCGCTGTCTTTGATGCTCACTTCATTCACGAACCGTCCCTTCACCAGTTTATCGAAGGTAAAACGTGCCTGTAGTCCTTTGCGGGCATCGAACGGCACCGCATTGGTCTTCGCCTGCCAGGCGTCAAAGGCTTTCTGTTCGGTTTGTACGGTTTGTTTTAGATCGGTTTCTGCCTTCCTGATTTTCGTGTCGATGAAGGCCAGCAAGCTGTCTTCTTTCGGCTGGGTGAGCAGCATGGTGGGCACGGGCATGGCATCGTCCCAGGAAATCTGCCCGGCTTCGTCCACGTTGTTGAAAAAAGCGAACAGGCTGTAATAATCTTTCTGCGAGATGGGGTCGAACTTATGGTCGTGGCAGCGGGCGCACTCGACGGTCATACCCATCAAGGCCGTACCCAGCGTGTTGGTCCGGTCGGCGACGTACTCCACCCGGAACTCCTCGTTGATAATGCCGCCTTCCATATTCTGCGAATGGTTGCGGTTGAAGGCCGTTGCCAGCCGCTGTTCGGGCGTTGGGTTGGGAAGCAGATCGCCCGCCAGTTGCCAGGTGATAAACTGGCTGAATGGCCGGTTGCGGTTAAATGCCTGAATGACCCAATCGCGCCAGGGCCACATGGGTCGGTATCGGTCAACGGTGTAGCCATGTGTATCGGCATAGCGCGATAAATCCAGCCAGTCGACCGCCATTTTCTCGCCGTAATGGGGCGACTTCAACAACCGGTTGACTACGTTTTCGTAGGCGTTGGGCGAGGTGTCGGCCAGAAAAGCGTCGATTTCGGCAAGGGTAGGCGGTAGCCCAGTGAGGTCGAGGGTTACCCGGCGAAGGAGGGTTTCCTTATCGGCTTCGGGCGAAGGGGTGAGTCCTTTTTCCTCCAGCTTGCTCAGCGTAAAATAGTCGATTGGATTCTTGGGCCAGCTTGTGTTTTTTACCGTTGGGAAGGTTGGTTTTTGCGGTTTGATGAGCGCCCAGTGCGGTTTATATTCGGCTCCCTGCTCGATCCATTTGATCAGAACGGCCTTTTCGTAAACCGATAACGACCGGTTCGAGGCTTTCGGCGGCATCATCTCGTGCTCATCGGTGCTCAAAATCCGGTGGTAAACTTCGCTGTTTGCCAGATCACCGGGAACAATGGCGTGTTTCCCTTTTGCTTTTTTGAGGGCGGCCATGGCCCCTTCTGGGGTGGCAAGTTCCAATCCGGCTTTCTGACTGTTTTTGTCCGGCCCGTGGCAGAAGAAACATTTATCAGACAGAATAGGCTTGACGTGCAGATTATAGTCGATGGTTTCTGGAAGCTTGTCGTCCAGTTGAGCGATCTCCGCCGGTTTGTCGACCCCGCAACTTTGAAGAAACAGAAGGGTACAACAGACGACTAATAAGAATCGAAACCTTTGATAGCCTACAGTAATGAATCCAGTCGTAATTGCCATACGGTTTTATAGGAACGCGGATATAACGGATGCTATGCAACGCGGATTGAAAACGGACTTTTAGTCGATAAGAGCCGCGTTCCTATAAAACAAAGTTACTTCAAAAACTTACTCAGGTTATCTTTGGTGACCAACTGAAAGGGTACAAGTGTTTCTTTGTCAAATGGTTGCCCTTTGGCGGCTTTAATGGCTGTTGCGATGGCTTTTGCGCCCTGCTGCTCGGCATTCTGGAAAACTGTAGCATCCAGCGAGCCTTTCTTGACGGCCTGCAACGCATCCGGAATAGCGTCGATACTCACCACAATTACTTTGTCTTTAAGGCCCGCGTCGGTCAGGGCTTTTACGGCACCAAGGCCCATCTCGTCATTATGCGCGAAGACGGCGTTGATCTGCGAACCGTACGACTGAATCCAGTTTTCCATCAGCGACATGGCCTTGGCGCGGTCCCATTCGCCTGTTTGGTGAGCCAGCAGTTTCAGGTTCGGGTACTGCTTCAGGATTTCCCGCGCGCCCTGTTCCCGCTTGATCTGGGCCGCCTGACCCATATAGCCGTGCATCATAACCACATTGCCTTTGCCACCCAGCTTGTCAGCGATAAATTTCATGGCGATTCGGGCCGATTCGACATCATCCGAACCCACGAAAGCCGAGGGCTTCGAACTTGTTTCGGAGTTAACGTTGATGATCGGGATTTTGGCGGCCAGGGCTTTGGCAACGGCTGGTGAACTGGCCTCCACTTCGCACGGATTCATGATAATGGCATCGACTTTCTGGGCGATGAAGCTTTCTACCTGCTCCACCTGCTTCAGCGCCGACCGTTCTGCATCGACGGTAATCAACTCAATGCCGGCCTTTTGTGCTTCTTTGTCCATCTCGTCGTGCACATTCACGATAAACTCATTCTGCATACTCAGCATGGTGGCACCCACCACCAGTTTTTTGCCTTCGCCGTCCTGGCTGGTTTCGGACGTGCCCGATTGATTACAGCTGGCGAGCAAAAGGAAGATGGATAGGGTAGTGGTGATAGGAGTTAGTGAAAGATGTCTCATATTGGTTTTAGGTTGTACCAAACAGCTAGAAGCTGTTTGCGTTAAAAGCACATAGTTTACTCTTTACTCGTCTGATTCATGCTGTCCAGCACTACGGCGCCGATGATAATAACGCCCATGACGACCTGCTGGTAATAGGACGTGACATTGAGCAGGTCGAGGCCGTTGCTGATGACGCCGATCAACAGCGCACCAATAAGCGTGCCCGTCATGGTGCCCGTGCCGCCCGAAGTGCTGGTTCCGCCGATGATGGCCGCAGCAATGGCGTCGAGTTCGAAGCCGGTTCCGGCATTGGGCTGTCCCGTTGTGATGCGCGATGTCAGCAGGATACCCGCCAGTGCCGCCAGACCACCGCATAGCGTGTAAACAACCATTTTTACCCGGTTCAATTGAATGCCGGAGGCTTTGGCCGCCTGCTCGTTTCCACCAACGGCGTAGATGTAGCGGCCAAGTACCGTGCGTTTTAGGAGAATGGAGCAGACAACGAACAGGATAACCAGAATGATAATGAGCGTGGGAATTCCCAGAATTTTGCCGCCCCCTAAAAAGTTGAACGAGTCCGACAGGTTGGAAACGGGCCGTCCTTTGCTCACAATGAGCGCCAAACCCCGGCCGATGGTCATCGTGCCCAGCGTAACAATGAAAGGCGGAACTTTACTGCGGGTGATAACGAAGCCGTTGAACGCGCCAAAGAGTAGCCCCGCCAGTAGTCCCATACCGATGGGAACGGCCACGGGATACGTATCCGGGTGAGCGAAGGAAGCCGCCACGACACCGGTAACCGCCACCATCGACCCAATGGATAAGTCGATGCCGCCCGCTATGATAACAAAGGTGACACCAAACGCAAGCAGAGCATTGATGGATACCTGCGTCACAATGATCATCAGGTTCTGAACCGTCAGGAACTTCGGGGTTATCAGGGAGAGGGTCAGACAAATGACGAAAAAAGCCAGCAGAAGGCCGTATTTGCCAATGCCCCGGATGCGGGTTTTGTAGGCTTGTCCGGTCTGGGAAAAAGTACTGATAAAGCCGTTTTTCATAGATAGTGGGTAAGGGATTTGTCAGTTGGCGGGCATCGCATACCGCATAATCGTTTCCTGGGTAGCGTCGGAACGGGAGAGCATGGCGGTTTGCCGTCCTTGCGACAGCACAAGTATCCGGTCGCTCAGGCCGAGTATCTCGGGGAGTTCCGACGAAATCAGGATAACGGCGATACCATCGGCGGTTAGCTGGTTGATTAGTTTATAGATTTCGGCTTTAGCCCCAATGTCGATACCGCGCGTGGGCTCGTCGAGGATAACCACCGCCGGTTTGGCCAGCAGCACCTTGCCGATAACAACCTTCTGCTGATTGCCCCCGCTGAGGTAAGTTACTGCCTGATTAGGGCCGTTTGCTTTTATCCGCAGATCTGTCATCAGCGACAGGGCCGTTTCGGTTTCCTGTTTGGGCTGCGTAAAAAATCCATGCAGGCTCGACAGGGTAATGTTGTGCTTAACCGACAAACGGGGAATAAACCCGAACGCTTTGCGGTCTTCGCTCACGTAGCCGATACCCTGCCGAATGGCATCGGCGGGTGATTTGATCGTAATTTTTTCGCCCCGTAGGTAAACCGCGCCATCGCTGAAACGATCCAGCCCAAAAATTGCGCGGGCTATTTCGGTTCTTCCGGCTCCCATCAGCCCCGCCAGGCCCAGTACTTCGCCCGCATGAACAGCAAAGCTAATATTGGTGAATTTACCGGGCTCACTGAGGTTTTTGACAGACAGTACTTCGTCGCCTGTTGGACTGGTATTTTCCGGAAAAAGAGTGTCAATCTCGCGGCCAACCATGAGGGTAATCAGCTCATTGGTGTCAAGCTCCGACGCGGGTTTGGTAACGATGTATTTACCGTCCCGCAACACCGTAATAGTATCGGCAATGGTAAAAATCTCGTCCATCTTGTGGGAGATGTAAATAATGGCAACCCCTTTTTGCGTCAGGTCATTAATGATTCTGAAGAGCGTGGCGACTTCCTTATCGGAAAGGGCAGAGGTGGGCTCGTCCATGATAATGACGCTGGCTTCGTTGGAAATGGCTTTGGCAATTTCAACCATCTGCATTTCAGCCACACTCAGGTACTTCATCGGCGTGGTGGGCTGGATGGTAAGGCTTAGCTGCTCCAGCAGGTCGCCCGCCTGTTTGATCTGCTGCCGGTCGTCGAGCCAGCCAAACAAGCGGTTACTCGTTTCCCGACCCAGAAATATATTCTGCGCCACGGTTAGCTCCGGAACAGCCAGAATTTCCTGGTGGATCATGGAGATGCCTTTCTTCAGGATGTCGTTGACATTACCGGTTTTGAGCGCGTCGCCTTTGAAGATGATTTCGCCGGAATCGGGCGTCAACAGGCCAATGAGAACCTTCATGAAGGTGGATTTCCCCGCTCCATTTTCGCCCATCAGCGCGTGAACTTCGCCTTTCCGAAGGTTCAGCCGGACGTTATCCAGCGCCTTTACCCCCGAAAATGATTTCGTAAGTCCTGTTACGCGAAGTATATAATCCTGATCGGTAGACATAATAACGATTGGCCGCTTCTGAGCGTACAAGGCAGATAATGTCAATTTTTACCCTTACTTTGTAGTATTATGCAATTGTTCATCACCTCATTAAATTCGGGCAGCAACGGGAATTGTTATTACGTTGGCAATGAGCGGGAAGCTGTTCTGATCGACGCCGGGATCTCCTGCCGGGAAACCGAACGACGAATGGAGCGGCTTGGCTTATCTCTGCAAACCGTTAAAGCCATCTTTGTTTCTCACGAACACAGCGACCATATCCGGGGCATTCCCCAACTGGCCAAAAAGCACCAGATTCCTGTTTTTATCACCCCCGGCACCCTGAATAATTCGGGCTTACCGCAAACCGGCTTTCCACTTCGTCCGCTGCGCGCGTATGAGCCGGTCTGGATTGGTGAACTATGCATTACGGCTTTTCCCAAGCACCACGATGCCAGCGACCCGCACAGTTTTCTGGTCGCTGGCCGAGATACGAAAGTAGGTGTGTTCACCGATATTGGTGCCCCCTGCGAACACCTGATCCATCACTTTAAGCAATGCCACGCGGCTTTTCTGGAAGCGAATTACGATGAGGATATGCTGGAGAAAGGGCGGTACCCGTATTTCCTGAAGAATAGAATCCGGGGAGGTAAAGGGCACCTTTCCAACCAGCAGGCGCTGGACCTGTTTAAAACGCATAAACCGGCCTTTATGAGCCACGTGCTGTTGTCGCACCTCTCGAAAGACAATAACTGTCCTCAACTCACGAAGGATTTGTTCAGCCTGCACCGGGACACGACAGAGGTTATCGTAGCCTCCCGTTTCGAAGAAACACCCGTCTACGCCGTTTGCGCGTAAGCGGCTGGCGCTTGGGAGGCTGGCGCGGGCATTGGCCCGTGCTTTTTATTTAGTCAGTATTCACTGACGCAAGCGAATGCTTGCTTTATCAAAAGGCACGGGCCAATGCCCGCGCCAGCCGCTACAAACCCGCGCCAGCTTTTAATGGTCTAGCTTTCTACACCTTTTCGTACTCGACGAAGTCAAACGATACGGCATGGCGTTCGTCGGCGGGATGGGGGCGTCGGCTCACTTCCTGCCATTCGTTTTTGTCGAACTCAGGGAAATAAGCGTCACCGTCGTAATCCTGATGAATTTCGGTCAGGTAAAGCGTGGTGGCGATGGGTAAGGCCATTTTGTAAATTTCAGCCCCGCCGATGACAAAAATTTCGGTTTGATTAATAGCTTTTGCTTCGGCAATGGCATCATCCAGCGTATGGACGATTGTTACGCCCGCAGCCGAAAACTCCGCATTTCGGGTAAGCACAATGTTCGTGCGGTTGGGTAGCGGTTTGCCAAGTGATTCCAGCGATTTGCGGCCCATGATAATGGGGTGGTGGCTGGTCTTACGCTTGAAAAAAGCAAAGTCGTCAGGTAAATGCCAAGGCAAGTCGTTCTCGCGACCAATAACGCCGTTCTGCGCAACGGCAGCAATTAAACTGATTTTCATAATTGGTGAAGTAGGTGAGGTCGGAAATGGTGTAGTGGGAGCTGAATGAAATGTACTACACTGTTCCCAATTACTCTCAATTGACTTTTTTGCGCCGTTCCATTAACTCGCGCCAGGTGGTGATAATGATTCCTTCTTTTTCGACAAACGATTTCAGGGCGGGGTCCATCATGGCCAGCATATCGCCGTTGCGGGACTGGCCGGAGCCGCTTATCTGGTCAAAGGTAGGGCTTGGGGCCGTACAGTGCATAATAATGTACGTCAGGCCGGGCTTCGTTGACTTGAGCAGTTCAATGAACTTCTGCGTTTTGTATTTCTGAATAGTGGCGTCGGTAACGGGTGTTCCGGCGGGTAGCGTCCAGCCGTAACTTGTGCCGTCGAGGTCGTCCATAACGGGCAGGCCTGCATCCCAGAGCTGTTTGCCGACCTGTTGCGCCAGTTGCTGCATCGGGGCCGGTACGTTGTTGGCTTTGAAAATCAAGGTGGCATGACCCGCCGGGAACAGAACTGGGATTTTCTCTTCGATGGCTACTTTGGCGTAGCGCATAATGAATTTCGGGTCGAAGAGCGTTCCCATGTGTGAGTCCATGTGCGTAGGCTGCACACCAAACGCCCGGTAGCGAGCCAGTTGTGCCCGAATTTCGGCTTCAACCTCATCGGCCGATGCGTGCTGAACAACCTGTTCGACCGAATGCCAGAAAGCGCCCTGCTCATCGTATAAACCCGGTGCTTTTTCGCGGCCCACCAACGGCGACCATCGGTAGCCGTTCCATTCGGATGTCAACGTCAGGTGAACGCCCACATCGGCAGTCGGGTGTTTTTTTACATACTCGAAAAAGTTAGGAACCCAGCCGCAGGGCATCATCACACTGGTTGAACTGGCAATGCCTTTATCCATTGCATTTATCGTTCCTACGTTCGATTCGTAACTCATGCCCGCATCATCGACGTGGAAAATAACGACTTTCTTTCCTTTAGGAAAACCCAGCTTCTCGGCGTAAGTTTCCGTTTGCGCGTTAACGGCCACCTGGCCAAAAATGGTGAAGGCTAAACATAGTAAGGCTGATTTCATGTAGGAATGAGTTAAGGTGTTACTAGCAAAAGAAGCAATACATTCCTCTTTTACTAATCAAGTGCGCTTCCGCTAAGCCGGTTGGAGATCGGTGAACGCACCGGCATAGTTACAGAATACGCCGGGCATCCGTGAAAAGTTTGTATGCATCAATCAGGAAAATCCTTTAAATCCTACGAATCCCGGTTCAGACGGTTCCCCCGCAAAAACTCCTCTGCCGTCATGCGTCGTTTGCCCTCGGCTTGTAGCGCGTCGATCTGAAGCCAGCCATCGGCCGCTCGAACCAGAATGATTTTCTTATTATCGGAGTAGGCTTCACCGGGCTGCTCGGCGGCAAAAGGAGACTCATTGGCTACGGAGACTCCGTAAATTTTGAAAACCTTCCCGTTAATTTTCGTCCAGGCGGTAGGGTAGGGCGACAGTCCCCGCACGAAGTTGCGAATCTGGGTAGCGGGTTGATTCCAGTTGATTTCGGTGGTTTCGCGGCTGAGCTTAGGCGCCGGTCTCAAGTCATCGGCTGTGGGTTGGGGCGTGCGGGGATAGTCACCAGCTTCAATGGCATGAACCGTTTTTACAACCAGATTCGCGCCCCGCTCCATCAGTCGGTCATGCACCGTTCCGGCGGTGTCGTCCGGATAAATGGGTTCATAATCCTGAAAGATCATCTGCCCCGTATCAATTTCTTTCTCGATAAAAAAAGTCGTCACGCCGGTTTCTGTCTCACCGTTAATAATGGCCCAGTTGATGGGGGCCGCTCCCCGGTACTGCGGCAACAGGGAACCATGCAGATTGAACGTTCCGATGGTGGGCATCGCCCAAACCACTTCCGGCAGCATTCGGAAAGCAACCACAACTTGCAAATCGGCCTGGTAGCTGGCCAGTTGTTCCAGAAAAGCCGCATCACGAAGCTTTTCGGGCTGAAGGACCGGTAAATTGGCGGCTTCGGCGGCTTTCTTCACCGGCGATGGGGTTAACTGAAGCCCGCGGCCCGAAGGCCGGTCGGGAGCGGTAACAACGGCTACGACCTGCAAACCGGCTCCAAGCAGACGCTGGAGGCTGGCAACGGCAAAATCGGGCGTGCCCATGAATATAATACGAAGGGGTTGTGGCATGTTTCGGTAAATCAGTTTTTACGAACACAACCGGCTATGTGTTGATATAGCCGGGAAGTATCTTTACTTTTGTATCACAAGAAACGTTGCTTCCGGCACGTTTCAACAGAATATGACTGGCCAGCAAATGGCTTAGCCTATGCAACGAATAATTTTTTACATCCCTGAACCGAGCGCTTCGGAAACCCGACGGCGACTCTGACGCGTCTGCAAAGAAAACCAATTTGGTTGCAGAACGGTCGGTGTACCGTTCTTTTTGTTTTTAGGGAGCACACCAATAAATACGAATAACGAGTAAGTACGACTACATTATGGCAAAGATTTCTTATTACACAGAAGAAGGACTTAACCGGCTGAAAGCTGAATTGGTTGAGTTGAAAACTAAAGGACGGGCCGCAATTGCCCGTCAGATTGCCGAAGCCCGCGATAAAGGAGACCTTAGCGAAAACGCTGAGTACGATGCCGCTAAAGATGCGCAGGGGTTACATGAATTAAAAATATCGAAGCTGGAAGAGGTGCTCTCGAACGCACGTGTTCTGGACGAATCGACCATTGATGCCTCGCAGGTATCGGTACTGTCGAAGGTAAAGATCAAGAATAAGAAAAGTGGTGCAGAAATGCTCTATATACTGGTTTCAGAAGAAGAAGCAGATTTGAAAACCGGCCGTATTTCGGTGGGTTCGCCCATTGGTAAAGGCTTGCTCGGGAAACGCGTTGGTGACACCGCCGAGATTAAGGTACCCGCTGGCGTACTGGAATTTGAAGTAATGGAAATAGCCCGATAAAATAATGGATAATGGACAATGAATAATGAATAATGCCAGATGGGGTCAGTTCCAATCCTGCATTTCACATTGTCCATTCCTCATTTTACATTATTCGTTACCTATGCCTTCTATTTTCTCCCGAATTGTGGCTGGTGAGATTCCGGCCCATAAAATCGCCGAAACGGACGACTACCTGGCGTTTCTGGACGTAATGCCAACCACCACGGGACATACGCTGGTTATTCCCAAGAAAGAGGTCGATTACCTGTTCGATCTGGACGACGACCTGTATATCGGGCTGATGGCGTTCGCCAAAAAAGTTGCTCCGGCAATTGAGAAGGCGGTTCCCTGTTTGCGCATTGGAGTCGCAGTAGTTGGTTTGGAAGTGCCGCA is a window of Spirosoma linguale DSM 74 DNA encoding:
- a CDS encoding transcription elongation factor GreA (TIGRFAM: transcription elongation factor GreA~PFAM: transcription elongation factor GreA/GreB domain protein~KEGG: pol:Bpro_2677 GreA/GreB family elongation factor), whose protein sequence is MAKISYYTEEGLNRLKAELVELKTKGRAAIARQIAEARDKGDLSENAEYDAAKDAQGLHELKISKLEEVLSNARVLDESTIDASQVSVLSKVKIKNKKSGAEMLYILVSEEEADLKTGRISVGSPIGKGLLGKRVGDTAEIKVPAGVLEFEVMEIAR
- a CDS encoding histidine triad (HIT) protein (PFAM: histidine triad (HIT) protein~KEGG: afr:AFE_3302 HIT family protein), with the translated sequence MPSIFSRIVAGEIPAHKIAETDDYLAFLDVMPTTTGHTLVIPKKEVDYLFDLDDDLYIGLMAFAKKVAPAIEKAVPCLRIGVAVVGLEVPHAHVHLIPLNSMADMNFHNKMKPGQDELAATAEKIRAFLD